The nucleotide sequence CCGTTTTATCTTCCGGTGAACAAACCCGGGTGCTCGAAAATTCATTTTTAGACGGATATATTACTATATGGTATACTCGTATTGTTGACAAAAAAGTGCAAACACGTCATAGTGCCGTTTGCTTTTTTGCCTGGAATTTCTCTAACTGGTTGTAGTTGAGGCGAAATTCCTTTTTCCGTTTTGACCACTTTGATTTTTCCGGAGCAGATACATCCAATGAAGTTGCCACCATTAACAATCGGCCCTTTTACAGCGCCGATTCCTCTGGTTCAGGGGGGAATGTCCATTCGCGTTTCCACATCTGCTCTTGCCATACCTGTTGCTGAATGCGGCGGGATTGGAACCATCGGCGGATCATCTATTCCGGTCGATGAGTTGATGGCGGATATCAGAAAGGCCAAAGAGGCCACCAAAGGGATCATCGCGGTGAACATCATGTTTGCGATGAAGAACTTTTATGAACTGGTAATGGCCTCTATTGAAGCCGGTGTCGACATGATCGTCACCGGAGCGGGGTTCTCCAGAGATATTTTTAAAATCGGCAAGGACACCAACACTCCGATCGTTTCGATCGTTTCCTCTGCCGCATTTGCTCGTCTGGCCGAAAAACTTGGCGCGGCTGCTATTGTGGTGGAAGCCAAAGAAGCAGGCGGACATCTTGGAACCGACAGGGCTCTGCGGGATATTTTCCCGGAGATCAGAAAAGTTGTGAGCAAAGTTCCGTTGATCGCCGCCGGAGGGATCACCAACGGGTTTGAAATGGCTGAAATGATGGACAGATACGGCGCAGATGGCGTGCAGATTGCCACCAGGTTTGTTCTGACCGAGGAGTGCTCCGTCGACGATAAATTCAAACAGGCAATGCTCGATGCACAGAAGGACGACATCTCTCTGATCAAGTCGCCGGTTGGGCTGCCGGGACGGGCAATTAAAACCCCGTTTGTCAAGGAGCTGCTTGATAATGAAGCCGGATTGAAAGCCAAGAAATGTGAGTACAAATGTCTGAAGAAATGTGATCACGTGTACTGCATTTCCGAACGACTCAATATGGCCCGGGTTGGCAATGTTGAAGAAGGACTCGTTTTTTCCGGTGAGAATGTATACAAGATGAATGAAATTCTGACCGTCCAGCAGGTTTTTGACCAATTTGTTTCCCAGGCTGAAGCGGTTTATCATGAGAACACCGAATGGCCTGATGACGCTGAATAAGGGGGAGCGCTCTGTTGCCCGCAACTTTTCAGAATTCTGATCCCTTCCACTATTTTTCCGGCGATAGCACAGCGCCTGCCGGTTGTAAGCCATTTGTCGCTCTGACTTCAGCAATCGGGATATGACGGAATTACCTCCCCCCAAGATTTTTACCAGGGACCAGCATCCCATTTCCAGGAACAACATTGACCGGGAAGCTCTGAAGGTGCTTTATCGCCTCAGAGATGCGGGATATTCTGCATATCTGGTCGGTGGTGGTGTCCGAGACCTCTTCCTGGGCAAAACTCCCAAGGATTTTGATATCAGTACCAACGCCCGACCCGGCGAGCTGCGAAAACTTTTTAAAAGCAGCCGGGTTATCGGTCGGCGCTTTCGGCTGGTTCAGGTTTTTTTCCGGGGGAACAACGTCATTGAAGTCTCGACCTTACGCTGTCGAAGCGAACACGACATTGATGGTCCTGATCAGGTTCTGCAGGCAAATAACACCTATGGGTCGGTAGCTGAAGATGCTTTCAGGAGAGATCTGACCATCAACTCGCTGTTTTACGAGATTGAGAATTTTACGGTTATTGACTATGTGGGCGGCGTTGCCGATCTGCAGAGCCGGATTATCAGGATCGTCGGCGACCCGGCCCGCAGAATCCGCCGGGATCCGGTGCGGATGATGCGGGCTCTAAGGCATGCGGCCAGAAGCGGATTCACGATTGAGGAAAAAACATGGCAGGCCATTCTCGAACACGCCGACCATCTGAAACAGTGTCCCGATTCAAGAATCAGGGATGAACTGCTGAAGGATCTCCGGGGTGGCGCCAGCAGGGCATGGTCTGAGCTGGCCATGGACAGCGGCCTTCTGCCGATACTTATCCCGCTCTATCGCCCCGAGGTTATAGCGAAAACCAGAGAACGGATTTTTTCCTGTCTCTCGGTTGCCGATCGACTCCAGGCAGGAGGGGCTATCCTGCCGGAACATCTTCTTCTTTCGCTCTTCCTCCTCCCCTGGGCGGAAAAGGAGCTGAATGTCCTGGCTGCCCCGATCAAAGGGCAGGAGGGGTTCAAGTTTGCCAGAACCTTGCGGACCCGACTTGACGAGGCACTCAAGGACCTGAACATCAAAAGAGTCCAGAAGGAATCCATCACCGGGCTGCTGTCAAACCTGCCCGTTTTTATCAAACACGCGAAAGATCATGAATTGCCGAAATGGCTGACCCGGAAAAGTTTTTTCAAGGATGGCCTGCAGTTTTACAGGTTATTTGTTGAAACGACCGGCGGACCTCCTGCAGAAGTAGAAATCGAGAATCCTCTCGACGAGCAACCCAGGAAGAAGCGAATGAGTCGAAGCAGAAATACAGGCAGCAGGGCTCCTGCTTTCACCAATACCAGAGGCGGCATATTCGGCCTGAAAAGAAATGATCGACCTAAAAGAAATCAATGAGGCCCGAGCGCTTTCTCTTCCGGAGCTGATGCGTCTGGCTCTGGAGAAAAAGCTGGCCAATCGCGGACATCAGGTTTCCCTCTGCAGCATCATTAATGCAAAAT is from Pseudomonadota bacterium and encodes:
- a CDS encoding nitronate monooxygenase; its protein translation is MKLPPLTIGPFTAPIPLVQGGMSIRVSTSALAIPVAECGGIGTIGGSSIPVDELMADIRKAKEATKGIIAVNIMFAMKNFYELVMASIEAGVDMIVTGAGFSRDIFKIGKDTNTPIVSIVSSAAFARLAEKLGAAAIVVEAKEAGGHLGTDRALRDIFPEIRKVVSKVPLIAAGGITNGFEMAEMMDRYGADGVQIATRFVLTEECSVDDKFKQAMLDAQKDDISLIKSPVGLPGRAIKTPFVKELLDNEAGLKAKKCEYKCLKKCDHVYCISERLNMARVGNVEEGLVFSGENVYKMNEILTVQQVFDQFVSQAEAVYHENTEWPDDAE
- a CDS encoding poly(A) polymerase; its protein translation is MTELPPPKIFTRDQHPISRNNIDREALKVLYRLRDAGYSAYLVGGGVRDLFLGKTPKDFDISTNARPGELRKLFKSSRVIGRRFRLVQVFFRGNNVIEVSTLRCRSEHDIDGPDQVLQANNTYGSVAEDAFRRDLTINSLFYEIENFTVIDYVGGVADLQSRIIRIVGDPARRIRRDPVRMMRALRHAARSGFTIEEKTWQAILEHADHLKQCPDSRIRDELLKDLRGGASRAWSELAMDSGLLPILIPLYRPEVIAKTRERIFSCLSVADRLQAGGAILPEHLLLSLFLLPWAEKELNVLAAPIKGQEGFKFARTLRTRLDEALKDLNIKRVQKESITGLLSNLPVFIKHAKDHELPKWLTRKSFFKDGLQFYRLFVETTGGPPAEVEIENPLDEQPRKKRMSRSRNTGSRAPAFTNTRGGIFGLKRNDRPKRNQ